DNA from Bos javanicus breed banteng chromosome 1, ARS-OSU_banteng_1.0, whole genome shotgun sequence:
AAACGTGTTACTAATGtcaatgctaagtcgcttcagtcgtgtccgactctgcgaccccatagacggcagcccaccaggctcccccgtccctgggattctccaggcaagaacactggagtgggttgctatttccttccccagtgcataaaagtgaaaaatgaaagtgaagtcgctcagttgtgtccaactcttagcgaccccatggactgcagcccaccagggtcctccatctatgggatgttccaggcaagagtgctggagtggggtgccatcgccttctccgactaaTGTCAACAGATCTTGTCAATGTGCCCTCCATATTGGTTGTGTAAATTTACACTCTCACCAGTCATTAAGCAAAAGCCTGACAGACCCATGGACATATCTAGACTGTCTTCTGAGACATCATGAATTTGCAAACctgataaataacaaaatattaccttgctgtagttttaatttgcatttctcctaTTATGAGTATTACTGAGAAGCTTTTCTTATGTTCAAGGTCCATTTCTTTTCCTGAACTAATTGTCCATATCCTTTGCATAGTTTTGTACTGAGGTTTTGTACTTTTTCTTACAGAACTGAAGCTTATGAAGAAGTTCACTGGCGTAAGTATCTATTTTTTCTagtttgtcatttgtcttttgtatgccatcatttaaatttttttgtgtaATTGGagttaacattttctttctcctttttttccacctCTGAATTTTTGTGTTATGCTTAGAAAGGGATGTCCCACTCTGAGATGATAAGcttagtgctcagtcgtgtccgactcttgcgaccctatgagctgtcatgtgaacaggctcctctgtccatgggattctccacgcaagagtactggagtgggctgccatctccttctccagggggacttccctaactaggaattgaacccaggtctcccacgctcTGGGCatatgctttaccaactgagctacataGGAAGCCCTCAAGAGATGATAAGGGGGAAAAATCTACCATGTTATTTTCTagtattaaaattgtttttattattaaaacttttaaactatttttaatattaaatttttaaaatattaaaatctttcaTTTATCTGGACTGTTTTGGGTGAGAGAGATGAGGTGAGAGATGTAGATTCATTATTATCTTGTTTTAATGCTATTTATTGAAAACTCCATCTTTTCTCTCCTGATCACAAATGCCCCTTTATCTACCAAATTCCGATTCCTACTCTACTGATGTTTTACTCTGTTTGGTCTGCCAGTCTATGTATCTTGTCGCACTGTTTGAGTTATTGTAGTTTTACAGGGGAGACTTTTCAAGGAAAAGTTGCAAAGTTGCACCTGGTTTGGAAGAGCCCCTCATGCCCTTTGCAAAGCCCAGTAAGCCCCAGCTGGACTGTGGGCAAATAAAGCACTCGTTCGTTCAAAAAAACAGTAAACTTATTTTTCTGGCTAGCTAGTTTTAGATTTCTTGCTAGACTAATTTCCACTCATTTCAACTCTTCCTTTCAGAGGTCTCCTAATTAGTCTTGACAGTTGCTTTTTCAGTATGCATAGCTTGTTTATTTCACAAAGAAATCCTATTGATGTTTTTATTGCAATCATGTTAATTTGTATAGATTATCTTAGGGAAAATGGATATCGTTATGATGTTGTGTCTCCTCTTCAAGAACTTGATGTTCTGAACTCTAAACAATGATACAGAtcagcctatttgcagggcaggaatagagatgcagacacagagaacagacatgcagacacagtgggcaaaggagagggtggggagaactGGGAGATtcggattgacatacatacacactgctgctgctgctgctgctaagtcacttcagtcgtgtccgactctgtgcaaccccatagacagaagcccaccaggctcccccgtccctgggattctccaggcaagaacactggagtggattgccattttcttctccaatgcatgaaagtgaaaagtgaaagtgaagtcgctcagttgtgcccgactcgtagcaaccccatggactacagcctaccaggctcctccgtccctgggattttccaggcaagagtactggagtggggtgccattgccttctccatacatacacactattatgtgtaaaatagtgaatatagtaaaatagtgctgcggtccgtggggtcgcagagtcagacacgactgagcaactgaactgaactgagtgagaagatgctgtatagcacagggagctcagctcagtctctgtgatgacctagagacatggatggcaggggtgggaggcaggttcaagaggaaggggatgtaGGTATGCATACAGCTGATTcgcttcattgtacagcagaaatgaacacagtgttgtaaagcaatgatgctccaattaaaaaaaaatttaaaaatatattgacatGTGTGTTGTGAGGCTTCTACCTATTGAGCAGAAAAAGCCTCTTTCAGCAGTCCCATTTCCCCACTGACATGAACACACTGCCACTGGCTTGGCCAGGCAGCCTTCAGCCCAGAATGTGGGTCTCACACAGACATCTCTGTTTCTCAGGGCATTGGGCCAACCAGACCCAAGCCAGCCGCATCCTGGGGCACCTGCTGGGGGACCACATGGAGGGAAGAAACAGCAGCAATTCCACCAGGGCCCTGAAGCTTTCAGATGGGACCAGAGCCGCTTGGTATATCCTCACCATCTTTGGCATCTATGGGCTGATTTTCCTCTTCCGATTGGCCAGCAACAtcctcagaaagaatgaaaagtccTTGGAAGACATTTATTACTCCAATCTGACATTTGAACTTGAAAAGAAAGGGCTCCAGAGCAAGGCAGCCAGATGCTCTTCACTGACCATTAGCCACAGAGCTGTCCTGTGGCCCAACCAGGCCAGCCCAGAGACAAAGGGTGGGAACAGCTGCCCCCACGCTGAAATCCAAGAGATCCCTTGAAAGTCGAGGCAAGGAGGCCTCTACAGCTGAGGTTCAAACTTCTTGCTTGAGGGAGCAGCTTTGGGCTTACCTGGAACCTTGGGAGGCGAGTCGAGCCCTTGAGCGGGGCCGCAGGTGCATGGGGGTGGGCCCAAAAGCCAGCATCCTGTTTCCTTCTCAGGCTTCCTGATGCTCTGAGATGAGCAGGAGTAGCAGATTTCAGCCCTACTCACCCTTCACTGGAAAACTTTATGCTCCAGACAAGGACATGGGACATCCACTGTTCTCAAAGGAATCTGGTAGGCTCCTGGGGCATGTGTGAAGGTAGCCTCTTGTCATGGAAAGAAGGCTGAATTTGGAGTCAAATGCCTTGGATGAAATTCAACTTCTAGAGGGTCATATGAACCTGACTGGCTGGTGGCTCACGTGGAACATGTGAGGGTTGGGATATATGGTCTCAAAGGGCCATTCATTCTAAAACTCTGTCTAAAATATCGAACCAAAATAGTCAATATCAACATCCTAATTTTCAGAAGTTCTTCATTTTCATTGAGAGTGCAggatccatttaaaaaaaatgtattagttTTGGAGTCAGAAGAATCAGACCCTACTCTGAGTTAGACTCTTGACCACTTTGATGTCCTTGCACACACCACTCACCTCTCCCAACCTTAGTTTCCTTACAGATAATGAGGATAACGATGCCAGTTTTCTGCCAACCTTGCAAAGCAGATGAGAGCTCATGAAATCATGTATATGAAcgtattttgaaaagtaaaataaatatgcaaa
Protein-coding regions in this window:
- the SMIM34 gene encoding small integral membrane protein 34; translated protein: MNTLPLAWPGSLQPRMWVSHRHLCFSGHWANQTQASRILGHLLGDHMEGRNSSNSTRALKLSDGTRAAWYILTIFGIYGLIFLFRLASNILRKNEKSLEDIYYSNLTFELEKKGLQSKAARCSSLTISHRAVLWPNQASPETKGGNSCPHAEIQEIP